Within the Taeniopygia guttata chromosome 1, bTaeGut7.mat, whole genome shotgun sequence genome, the region TTCTTCAACTATGAAGTTAGTGAGGTCTGGAACATTCTGATCTTCATTCTGATCATCATCTTCTTCTTCAGCAGTTGGCTGGGACGATGTTTCATTTGCTTCTAGAAACCATGAAGATattattttatcaaaatttCAGTACATCATCAGAAAGAAATTATGTGCTCctagaagttgtttttttttttcaaacattaTTAATACTATCTGACTATGGTCAAACACAAGTGTGTAAGAGCTAAATAAGTTATCTTTGACACCATTTCaaaaaagcataaaagaaaataagccaGAATTTCAATTGAGGAAAACAATATTTCACCTCAGTGTTTGGCATTAAAATTCAGTCTTCACagatacaaaaatatttcacaagaTGAAAAGACCCTGATGATAATCAAGAACAAGTTACAAAAGCACCAAAGAGAAAACTGACTGCTCTGATAGCTGAAATGTAAATTAAACAAGATACTACAAATTTACCCAATCACATGCACTAAATTCCTTCCAAAATATAGAgttcagtttaaaaaaacctatACAGGAGTTCACAGTAGTTTGGATACTCAGATTTACACTTGAACTGTGGATAGACTTGATAGTAAGAACATAATAAATATACATACGTGCTGAAGTGGAATCAGTTTTAGACAATTTGAGGATCCCTGTTTTCAGCAGTTTAGCAAACAATTCATTAACATCAACCTGTCCAAGGTGGTTATCAGGATAAGAATGGGAAAGGGCTCCTGGGGAAGAACATGGACATTTAAGGTGGCAAAAGGTTAGAATCTGAAATTGACTTCACTTTTATCTGTGTATTTCACAACATAATTTTCCTGTTGCCTcccatttctttaattttttgttaCAAATTATTTACCAAATCTCTGCTTTATCTAGTGTTTGGctaattttttcccttgaaacAGGGAATCTTGTAAGATTTTCCCTTCCTTCATAATGTATTCTGAAGTGCTATCTAAGCTGGTTGCCTGTACACAGATCTCTACTGGATAATGGTTCTTGAAATGCATAGAATATCACACTTAGATATTTCCCCACACTCAATCTACTTCATCACCCAGTTTAACTTTTTATGATGTTACTGAAGTTTTTCACTACTAACCACTCATACACTGGAAATATTTGCACACCCCAGCACAACAAGCTAGACCTACAGACTGATGCCTTCCACAAAAACAGATCAAGactatttctttttgttttttcagctcAAGTTTATATCCAAACCACACGGTTAATGAAAACTAACAACAGCCTCCAGTATTTGAGAAAAGCTCCTTAAGAGATGAAGGTGCTACTGACACCATATTTACACAGCCACTTCACTGAGGAGGCTTTCCTTGATCCACACAGACCCAGGAAATCGGGACATTAAAAAAGGTCATTTTTGTGGCTACCACCAAACAAACAATCCAAAAGAAATAGAAGGAATTCTGTTGTTACACACCTGCAGGGTTCTGGACAAAACTTCCAGGATTTGGCAAATACTGCTGACCTTGGCCATAAGGTCCTGGTTGAGCAGACATGAGAGAAACCTGTGAAAGTAAACACTTATGTATACTTTGTATAATAATGTGATTATAAACTTACttttcacattattttattGCTAAGTTCAAGATGTTTCTCAATCATTTCACATATATTGAACTCCTTCCGGGAATTAACCATGTCAGTTTGGGATTGAAAAGGACCACAAATAACTATATGATCTTTGcccattttcattttccactaGGAAAATTCAGACCACATCCTCATTTTGcctaatattaaaaaacaaacaaacaaagccctACCCACAACACCTTTCCTTCTACTTAACAATCACATTTTCCAAACACAGCACTTCCTTTTAAATTGCTCATGTTCACCAAAACAGAGCTCCTCAAGGAATTCAAGGAACTCGTAAATGTCTCTTAATAAATGCCACAATTAATTCCTATCAGGAACTGAACCAGCATTCAGTACAGACATACATCTTGAAAGCAAGACTTTTCAGCGTATCAGCTACAGTAAGCTGTAGGTAGAAAAACAAGTCTCTATAACACATTCATAATAAAAaggtttggaattttttccctaaCTGGCTGCTTTCTATATTTACACACTGTTTAAGATTTTATCCCATTAGAGGTCTGCAGGACACATTACCTGCTTTTGTACAATCAATTAACTCTTCACACTCACTTTTTATCCcctaaaaatgctttttaaaatctttaatctactgaaaaaaaattacatcagttTCACCACTGTAAAGTATCATATACTCCTTTTGAAGAGAGCATTTCCAATAGGCAACAGCAAAGACAACTGAACTGACAAAGCAAGATGATGccaacagaattttaaaagacaacGCAGTTGAGCAAGAAAGTGCAACAATGGCCCTATCTTCCTCAATTTCCCCAAGTTATGGGTACCTCTTTACTCGTAACCAGTACTAACAGCTGCaaaaagaattattattttggtCCAAAACTTAACTTTGGGTCCCAACGTCCcatttaatagaaaaattaaacatgTATCATGTAATCACTTACATTATCTTTCATGCTTTATATAGAATACACTTTTGTTGAAATTTAATGAGAATACCAAAAGCTTACAATAACCTGGTTTTGTTCTAATGTTGAAAATAATGATTTCAAAGACATATTCTGAACTATGAAGTGATTGCAATGATCCAGTATTTTGtctaatactttaaaaaaactctTGAAACACAGCAATGCATGTCCTTCTTAAACTATCTAGTGACTTTTTTAGTTTGAAAGTGACTCTCAGCCTGCCAActcttcagaaaaatattccatttttacAAGAAGAAATCCTACAAATTCTCTAACAAAAACACTTCTACAAGCAAAGTATTTGATGCAATCAGCTCTTACCTGATTACTTCCCATTGCCATATTACTGAAATTTCCATACTGAGGACCCTGGAGACCTTTTTCTTCGAAGTAATGTCCAGCTGCTCTCAGTGGGAAGTTCTGTGCTCCTGGGCCAGCTGGCCCATTGAAATTTGGTCCAGGTGAACCATCAAATATATCAGGTCTCTGGAACTGCATTCCATGAGCTGGTCCATTGTAGCCCTGGCCAGGATGTTCAACAAACGGACCACCTTGTCCATATGGTGACATTTCTAGTCTTGAGGCAGGATGGTTAGCTACATTTTCAAAACGTGCACCCTGAAGGCCAAGGGGCAAGTCGAACCTAGAGGCTGGCTGGTGAGGTCCATCAAATCTTTGAGGTATGGCTGTTTCAAATCTTGCTTGTGCCTGTTGGCCAGGTGCCAACCTTGGACCAGGCTGTCCATGAATTCCATCAAATCTTTGCAGGAGAGACAGCTGTCCAGGCTGACCATCAAATCCAGCTCCATGACAGCCATCAAATCTTGGACCAGCCCGACCAAGAGGACCATCAAATCTAAGTCCACCAGCCCCCTGGTGTACTGGTCCATCAATCAACCTGGGGCCTAGACCCGGCTGACCACGTGGTCCATCCAGTCTCAGCCCACCGCCCGATGGTCCATGTGGCCCCTCAAACCTGAGCCCACCACCTGATGGCCCATGTGGCCCCATGGGCTGACCATGTGGCCCCTCAAATCTGAGGCCACCTCCAAGTTGTCCATGGGGCCCCAATGGCTGTAAATGTGGCCCCTCAAACCTGAGGCTACCCCCTGGTTGACCATGAGGCCCCAAGGGCTGACCATGGGGTCCCTCAAACCTGAGACCACCCCCTGGTTGACCCCGAGGCCCCATAGGTTGACCATGAGGTCCCTCAAACCTGAGACCACCTGAAGGCTGACCATGAGGACCCTCAAACCTGAGACCAACTCCAGGACCTTCAAATCTAGCACCACCTACAGGCTGCCCTGCAGGTCCTTCAAACCTCAAAGGCCCAAGAGGTCCCTCAAACCGCAGCGGACCTCCTCCACCAACCTGGCCTGGTGGTCCTTCAAATCTCAGGGACCCTGCTAGCTGCCCTGGTGGCCCATCAAACCTTAGGGCTccagctccccctgctcctgccagtgGTCCATCAAACTGAGATGCACCTGTCCCCACCAAAGGCCCCTCAAATCTCATAGCAGCCTGTCCAGCTGGCCCATCAATTCTGGAACTTGAACCAGCAGCAGGACCATCAACAAAAGGACTGCCTTGTCCATCTACCCCAACCCTTGCAGCAGTCGGTCTAGGTGAGCCATCAAACAGAGGTCTGTCTTCCATCAGTGCACTTATCCTCTGCTTTGCTTCAATACCTCCAAACCTTGATCCTGGACTTTCTGGAAATGGTGCTTTCTCTGGATCTTCATACCTAGCTCTTTTGAAACGTTCAGTGAATGGCGACCTTGGCTCCTCTCGAACACctaaaaaaagcagaacaaatcACATAACCACTCACTAATACATTCTCAATTACttaacaaatataaaataaagtaaaatcaCATACCAGCTTGCCCAAGAAGCTGTCTTTCTTCACGATTATCAAACCTACAGAGTGCATCTCCTTCTGTTTTCTGGAACTCTGCTGTACTTTTCCCCTGTTGTCTGAGAGTATCTCTAAATTCATCCGATTCTCCCCAGCTGTCATAAGGATCAGAACCTCTCGCTCCTTTAGTAGCACGCTGGTCTTCAAGTCTTCGTCGACTCTCAAGCGGTGACACGTTTTCAGCAAAAGGTCTTGTAGTGCCACTTACAGGAGAGTGTCTCCTTGATCTTTCTGCAAATGGTTCTTTTCTATCAAACTGTACTCCCCGCTTGGCTTTTGCCTGGTCACATTCTATTCCAGAAAGCAATGCATCAGGTATATGATAATCCAAAATATCATCAGGATCCAACAGATCAAGCCTTGACAATGAATGCTGAACTTGTGTCCTTTTTAGTTTGGCTTTATGTTCATAATATGTTAATTCTGCATCCGATAGAAGAGGTTTCTTTTTCAAACCACATTTTTCCTCTGTAGGACTATCCCAGACATTAcatctgtgctttccttcctgatACTGGAACAGCTGTCGGATCTGATGAGCTACCATGAGAAACTCATCTTGTGTTATTTCTCCAGATGTTAAGCGGTCATTAGCCTGTAATATAAAGTTAAAATTTAGActtctaaagaaagaaaaaaaaccccaacacctACCTGGGACATTTCTATGAAGACAGATTTATTAGTATTACCTTCTTAAGTAATTCTCTTTTACTTGCAGATGTCAATTCTTTGGGAATCTGTAAATTGGCATCCACACTTAACCggtgctgctgctttggtgCTCGGGGTGATAGAATTCCTTTACCAGCAGGCCAGTTTTCCCGATGTCTTTGGTGAGGGGATTTAACAAGTGCTTGGTGTTCATCATTCTGCTGTGAGCTGCAAACAAGAATATATGCAAAATATAGATTACTTTGATATTCAGGATGTAATGGCTCCTACTAGAACTGATCATGGCAAAACATTGCTATCACCTTAGAATCTAAGTATGCATTACCTCTGTATTTCACTAGTAGAAATAAGTTAAACCTATCCATTTTAACAATCTGAACACTGCCTCTCAAAGTCAACTATACTGAAGCCAACAGAATTTCCACTGACTTCACACAGAACTTGTTTAAATGATAGTAACttactttttactttcttcCCAACCAGATTTCCACCTCTTGCCTGATTTGGATCCCTGCCAGTTTTCTGCATTCTCCTTTGGATCTGGAGAAGCTTTTGCAGAATGCTGGGTGGCTGTCTCTTGGGGTCTTTCTTCTTGGGCTTTTTTCAATCTCCTTGGATCACGCACCTCTTGTTTAACATTTCTCTTACTAGAATTTCTTTCATCTCTTGCTGCTTGTGTGCCTTCTTCAACATGAGACTGCTTAGGGCCTATCTGACGTATCTTTCCAATTTTAGGAGTTGATGAAGTAGGAGATAAACTCCGAAGTCTTCTTTTAGGTGATCTCCTCTCCCGTCTTTTTGGAGAATGTGTAGATGGTGATCTTGCCTTAGGAGAGCGTGACCGTGACCGTTTTCTACTACTGGATCTTCCTTGTTTTCCACCCTGTTTTTCTGACTCCTCTGTAGTCCCGTCTTGTTTCTGAACAGCACCGTTAATCACTTTATTTCTGCTCCCCACCAGTCTATGTTCACATGTCTTAtgctcctctttctccttcttttctgtACTTCTCCTCTTTTCTTTGACCTCCTCTTCTTTCCCCTCTGACTTATCTTGAAGATGTCTTTTCAGTCTTGGATCCCGCTTACTGATGTCAGAAACCTTAGTGCTTTCACTGTCTTTAGTATCGggcagtttattttttaaaggggaTGGCGATTTAGATTTTGCTTTGGACTGTTCTAgttctttcttctgtgttttttcacttgcttttgatttttctgaCTTTGTTGAGTTCTGTTTTTCAGCCTGTGCTGTTTTGTTTCCCTTGGTCTCAGACTGACCAGTCACACTCGGtgaaaattctttcctgtgagacTGATCTTTAGTATGAGAAGAATGTTGACCCATCCTATTAAGTCGAGGATCCCTGTTCACTATTTTGATATCATGAAGTGGAGGACTTGGggatggtttgtttttttcagattgCACAGCAGTTTGATGAGGTGGTTTAACTGTCATATGAGGTGTGGGAGCCATGTGTTGCTTGGAAGGTGCTGGAACTGAAGCTATATTAGATGATCCCTGCTGAACACTGAGAGACACAGCctgaaattggaaaaaaaaatccagcattAATCTCTATGTCACAACTCCTACCCAGAGGTGCTAATATTCTGTCTCAAAACCAAAACTGCAATAGTCATGTCTTGAAAGTTATGAGCTTCAGCCATTTAACAGAAATTCACCCACTAACTGCTAATTATAAGCACTAAAATAATGCAGTACCATTACAAATCAAATTCAAATACAGTGCAAGATCaatatataaagaaaatgctgcaaaataTGCAAATTTGGCATACATTCCAATTACAGTGCCAACTTTCCTATATATTCCACATGGTCTAGGCAACTCCGCTGTCAAGTATCCTATTTTCACACTCCAGTTCAAAGATGCTTTATTTTGTATTGTCAATGGCCAACAC harbors:
- the PCF11 gene encoding pre-mRNA cleavage complex 2 protein Pcf11 isoform X2; this encodes MSAPESSAGSSEAREDACRDYQSSLEDLTFNSKPHINMLTILAEENVPFAKDIVSLIEAQIAKAPASEKLPVMYLMDSIVKNVGREYLTAFTKNLVATFICVFEKVDENTRKSLFKLRSTWDDIFPLKKLYALDVRVNSLDPAWPIKPLPPNVNTSSIHVNPKFLNKSPEESSAPTSAVTSGASTPPAVPEIQKNLTQEQLIRQQLLAKQKQLLELQQKKLELELEQTKAQLAVSLSVQQGSSNIASVPAPSKQHMAPTPHMTVKPPHQTAVQSEKNKPSPSPPLHDIKIVNRDPRLNRMGQHSSHTKDQSHRKEFSPSVTGQSETKGNKTAQAEKQNSTKSEKSKASEKTQKKELEQSKAKSKSPSPLKNKLPDTKDSESTKVSDISKRDPRLKRHLQDKSEGKEEEVKEKRRSTEKKEKEEHKTCEHRLVGSRNKVINGAVQKQDGTTEESEKQGGKQGRSSSRKRSRSRSPKARSPSTHSPKRRERRSPKRRLRSLSPTSSTPKIGKIRQIGPKQSHVEEGTQAARDERNSSKRNVKQEVRDPRRLKKAQEERPQETATQHSAKASPDPKENAENWQGSKSGKRWKSGWEESKNSQQNDEHQALVKSPHQRHRENWPAGKGILSPRAPKQQHRLSVDANLQIPKELTSASKRELLKKANDRLTSGEITQDEFLMVAHQIRQLFQYQEGKHRCNVWDSPTEEKCGLKKKPLLSDAELTYYEHKAKLKRTQVQHSLSRLDLLDPDDILDYHIPDALLSGIECDQAKAKRGVQFDRKEPFAERSRRHSPVSGTTRPFAENVSPLESRRRLEDQRATKGARGSDPYDSWGESDEFRDTLRQQGKSTAEFQKTEGDALCRFDNREERQLLGQAGVREEPRSPFTERFKRARYEDPEKAPFPESPGSRFGGIEAKQRISALMEDRPLFDGSPRPTAARVGVDGQGSPFVDGPAAGSSSRIDGPAGQAAMRFEGPLVGTGASQFDGPLAGAGGAGALRFDGPPGQLAGSLRFEGPPGQVGGGGPLRFEGPLGPLRFEGPAGQPVGGARFEGPGVGLRFEGPHGQPSGGLRFEGPHGQPGGSLRFEGPHLQPLGPHGQLGGGLRFEGPHGQPMGPHGPSGGGLRFEGPHGPSGGGLRLDGPRGQPGLGPRLIDGPVHQGAGGLRFDGPLGRAGPRFDGCHGAGFDGQPGQLSLLQRFDGIHGQPGPRLAPGQQAQARFETAIPQRFDGPHQPASRFDLPLGLQGARFENVANHPASRLEMSPYGQGGPFVEHPGQGYNGPAHGMQFQRPDIFDGSPGPNFNGPAGPGAQNFPLRAAGHYFEEKGLQGPQYGNFSNMAMGSNQVSLMSAQPGPYGQGQQYLPNPGSFVQNPAGALSHSYPDNHLGQVDVNELFAKLLKTGILKLSKTDSTSAQANETSSQPTAEEEDDDQNEDQNVPDLTNFIVEELRQRYDSVINRLYTGIQCYSCGMRFTTSQTDVYADHLDWHYRQNRTEKDVSRKITHRRWYYSLTDWIEFEEIADLEERAKSQFFEKAHEEVVLKTQEAAKEKEFQSVPAGPAGAVESCEICQEQFEQYWDEEEEEWHLKNAIRVDEKIYHPSCYEDYQNTSSFDCTPSPSKTPSENPLNIMLDIVKQETEESCDSPKIKEEPDDTPPACAEETTPASTEIKTEPEESV
- the PCF11 gene encoding pre-mRNA cleavage complex 2 protein Pcf11 isoform X1, with the protein product MSAPESSAGSSEAREDACRDYQSSLEDLTFNSKPHINMLTILAEENVPFAKDIVSLIEAQIAKAPASEKLPVMYLMDSIVKNVGREYLTAFTKNLVATFICVFEKVDENTRKSLFKLRSTWDDIFPLKKLYALDVRVNSLDPAWPIKPLPPNVNTSSIHVNPKFLNKSPEESSAPTSAVTSGASTPPAVPEIQKNLTQEQLIRQQLLAKQKQLLELQQKKLELELEQTKAQLAVSLSVQQGSSNIASVPAPSKQHMAPTPHMTVKPPHQTAVQSEKNKPSPSPPLHDIKIVNRDPRLNRMGQHSSHTKDQSHRKEFSPSVTGQSETKGNKTAQAEKQNSTKSEKSKASEKTQKKELEQSKAKSKSPSPLKNKLPDTKDSESTKVSDISKRDPRLKRHLQDKSEGKEEEVKEKRRSTEKKEKEEHKTCEHRLVGSRNKVINGAVQKQDGTTEESEKQGGKQGRSSSRKRSRSRSPKARSPSTHSPKRRERRSPKRRLRSLSPTSSTPKIGKIRQIGPKQSHVEEGTQAARDERNSSKRNVKQEVRDPRRLKKAQEERPQETATQHSAKASPDPKENAENWQGSKSGKRWKSGWEESKNSQQNDEHQALVKSPHQRHRENWPAGKGILSPRAPKQQHRLSVDANLQIPKELTSASKRELLKKANDRLTSGEITQDEFLMVAHQIRQLFQYQEGKHRCNVWDSPTEEKCGLKKKPLLSDAELTYYEHKAKLKRTQVQHSLSRLDLLDPDDILDYHIPDALLSGIECDQAKAKRGVQFDRKEPFAERSRRHSPVSGTTRPFAENVSPLESRRRLEDQRATKGARGSDPYDSWGESDEFRDTLRQQGKSTAEFQKTEGDALCRFDNREERQLLGQAGVREEPRSPFTERFKRARYEDPEKAPFPESPGSRFGGIEAKQRISALMEDRPLFDGSPRPTAARVGVDGQGSPFVDGPAAGSSSRIDGPAGQAAMRFEGPLVGTGASQFDGPLAGAGGAGALRFDGPPGQLAGSLRFEGPPGQVGGGGPLRFEGPLGPLRFEGPAGQPVGGARFEGPGVGLRFEGPHGQPSGGLRFEGPHGQPMGPRGQPGGGLRFEGPHGQPLGPHGQPGGSLRFEGPHLQPLGPHGQLGGGLRFEGPHGQPMGPHGPSGGGLRFEGPHGPSGGGLRLDGPRGQPGLGPRLIDGPVHQGAGGLRFDGPLGRAGPRFDGCHGAGFDGQPGQLSLLQRFDGIHGQPGPRLAPGQQAQARFETAIPQRFDGPHQPASRFDLPLGLQGARFENVANHPASRLEMSPYGQGGPFVEHPGQGYNGPAHGMQFQRPDIFDGSPGPNFNGPAGPGAQNFPLRAAGHYFEEKGLQGPQYGNFSNMAMGSNQVSLMSAQPGPYGQGQQYLPNPGSFVQNPAGALSHSYPDNHLGQVDVNELFAKLLKTGILKLSKTDSTSAQANETSSQPTAEEEDDDQNEDQNVPDLTNFIVEELRQRYDSVINRLYTGIQCYSCGMRFTTSQTDVYADHLDWHYRQNRTEKDVSRKITHRRWYYSLTDWIEFEEIADLEERAKSQFFEKAHEEVVLKTQEAAKEKEFQSVPAGPAGAVESCEICQEQFEQYWDEEEEEWHLKNAIRVDEKIYHPSCYEDYQNTSSFDCTPSPSKTPSENPLNIMLDIVKQETEESCDSPKIKEEPDDTPPACAEETTPASTEIKTEPEESV